caactttgtcatgatattctaattttatgaccagctcctatatatgtaggttttaaaataagcctgatttaaagcgtgacaaaaaacgttacataaaattgttgcacttttaggtttaggattttatatagagagagtagataagAAGCACATTTTCTGCCTGTAAATATGTAAACCATGTTTTCACTAACctttatgtttttacttttttattttactaagtttaaatttttttatacatGTATGCTTATCTAAGTGGATTTTCTATCTTTTGATATGACAGActtgttttcattaatgtttgTATTATAATTTCTCTTCAGAGTCTATTTCCATCTTTAAATTTACTGCTAAGGTTCGATTAGAACAAATGCCTTGTGGGCTGTCCAGCAAGACAACCTCTAGTATCTGATGAAAGGGATCATGTAAAAGGAGTGATTGCAAAcatagataaaaaaaagtgaaagtacTTTTGAATAAGGAGGGTTAGTGTTTTGGAGTCTGGTTAgttatattttatgaaaataagaaacatttaGTGAGATACATGTTATCATCATTTAACACTTTCCAGCCAGTGTGTTACCTATTTTCACACTGCTTGACCCTTATTAATACTCACCTATTCCCATTTTAATTAGAATATAACACACACTATTTTGAGAATATTAACAATAGAAACAGACAATGAAGTGCTTTTTGTAGATGCCCCAAGGCATCTTTGAATCTTTGAGTCTTTGGCCCTTAATGAACTTGGTTTTTCGGTACTTTTTCTGTTGGGTTCCTATATTAAACTGCTTACTTTTgctatcatactgtatatgaatctcCTGAATgtctttaatacattttctttcataataATCCTTCACCAATTTCACAcatatattaaaatcaaacattttgtatTGACTATGACAGAATTCCCTATGCTGTATTTCCTTTTAAAACTACACTGATTATTCTAAAAGTTTCCTAGTATCTGTATCAACAACCCAGACAAACATTATTGACTATCAGCATGCACTATGGACACTTTCTTCAAAAGCATTAAGTACAAGAAAAcgaaacaaaaagaaagagagccaattcacaaaaataaaaactttctttGTTTTCTAGGATTCCCTTGTACAAGGGCAAATCAGCCAGGGAGGCTCTCAAAGAAAAAGGCCTTCTGGAAAAGTTCATGAAGAATCATCCCTACAACCCATCCATCAAATTCAACTCTGCTTTGGCCCAGATTGCTAACGAACCTCTCACCAATGACTATGATGTTAGTCCATGTTTTATAATTTAGAAAGCATAGGTTTATACCCAGAAAACTCCCTGATTTATGTTGCattaaaaatgtctttctttctcCACAGCTCTCCTACTATGGGATCATCTCCATTGGGACTCCACCCCAGTCTTTTAAGGTCATCTTTGACACTGGCTCCTCAAACCTCTGGGTTCCTTCTGTCTACTGTAACAGCTATGCCTGCAGTAAGTCGCGGTACAATACACCAACACCAATTATTACATTTGAAACAAATCAGATAGTTTTGTAAGTCTCCATTAGGTTCCAGGTCAACtgaatttgcatttaaaaatcttgctaTATTTtaggttaacattttaatataaaaatactacATATTTTGTAAGTTTGGAATATTTTtccacttacagtcatatgaaaaagttttggaaattTGATGgttgccaagcatggacagcctgcttcaaatcatcccatagattctcGATGAaattcaagtcaggagactgtgacggccattccagaacattgtacttctccctttgcaagaatgcctttgtagatttcgaactgtgttttggatcgtcttgttggaatattcaacccctgtgtaacttcaactttgtgactgaggcttgaacattatcctgaagaatttgttgaaattgggttgaattcatccgaccctcgactttaacaagggccccagtccctgtactagccacacagccccacagcatgatggaacctccaccaaatttgccagtaggtagcagatgtttttcttggaatgcagtattcttcttccgccatgcaaagcactttttgttatgaccaaataactcaatttttgtctcatcagtccaaagcactttgttcctaaattaatctggcttgtctaaataaggATTTGCATATAACAAGCGACTTTGTTTGTGGcgagagtgcagaaagggcttctttctcatcaccttgccatacagatgttctttgtgcaaattgtgctgaattgtagaacaacatagatacaccatctgcagcaagatgttcttgcaagtctttggaggtgatctgtgggttgtttgtaaccattctcacaatcctgcacatattccgctcctgtatttttcttggcctgctggacctgggtttaacagcaactgtgcctgtggccttccatttcctgattacattccttacagttgaaactgacagtttaaacctctgagatagctttttgtagccttcccctaaaccatgatactgaataatcattgttttcatatcttttgagagttgctttgaggatcccatgctgtcacacttcagaggagagtcaaagagaagcacaacttgcaatcgaccaccttaaataccttttctcatgattggacacacctgtctatgaagttcaaggcttagcgagctaatccaaccaatttggtgttgcaagtaatcagtattgagcagttacatgcattcaaatcagcaaaattacaaggggacccaaatttttgcacagccagtttttcacatttgatttaatttcatacaactaaatacggcttcactaaaaatctttgttcagaaaacaccccagtactcagatgttcctaggaaatgaaagacatgccactgttattttttttgttgaatgtagagtaaattattatgcaggctgagaggggttcccaaactttctcATATGACTGTAGAACTTGATATTTGTTGCAGTAATTTAGTGAAAGATAAAACCAGCATGATCTATTTGGAATATATTTGCACTTAGGAGGTCTTAGTTGTGATGGAAATGTTGTGTTTCCtgtataattaaagcaaacacctGAGCTGTATATGAGAAGTTTTAGCAAaactatgtttttttctttatttcattattattttcaatcTACAGTGAAAACCAAGCATGAAGATTAGTGTATGTCATAGTAAAGCACAGAGATCTGAAGTCATTTCACCTTTAGCTTTATTTTTACACATTCTGTTTAGCTCTTTCAATATATATTACTAAGAGACTTTGATCTTATTTTAATCAATTTGCTATAATTTGGCAAGAGCCTTTTCTtgctaattaataaaatataaatatttatcctCATATACCTCATCATGACATAGCTCAGTCATTCCTTGCCTAATAAAGcagttctgttttttaaatttagcgAGGCACTGAGCACTGCTGTCTGTCAAATCCAGTCAGCTCACTGTTTGCTTGTATTTTCTATATTCTGCTCATAATTACAAAGTTTTTGTTTAGGTACACTGACATTCTTCCATATTTTAAAGACAAGCAAGCTAAGCTGATAATAGTTCTAATTTGGTCTTGAATGAGTATTAACATGCTCTATGAAGAACTGGCATCCAAATCCTAAACACACCATTGATGCTTCCAGAACGAACTTCAACTCTTCAAGACTTTTTTGGGTTAAGAATTTGGATGTTGTGATTAGTGTTGCCTTATACACTAAAATAACAATTTaactatattgtaaaataaacattacaaattCTTCCCATGTCTGAGTGGGCTCTCTTCAATTACTCTAAATTCTTAATGATGTGTGTTAGATCAATTGGCAATTCTTAGTTGGTTCTTATTGAGTGTGAGTGTGGGCACATAAGTAAAGGACTGGTTACCATCTTGCTCTTGATGCTTCCATGATAGGCCTTGGTCCCTGGAGTGGTGATCCCTGGGATCTGTGttgctatgttatgttatgttatgtcatattATGTTATGTTGACACATTATAGTACATAACACTAAGACATCTAGCAACACCTTCCCCCAGTCCCTATCTTAACAACCTTAGAAATTAAAAGTCTAAAATTATAGTAGTATGAGATGtgaaatctgaataaaagtaagcTGAGTATTCACAGTTCcaatccaaaaaatattacaCTAACTACTCcttgaaatgtttaaatgtttatttttttctttccagctaACCACAATAAATTTAACCCCGCTCAATCATCCACCTACCGGGCCACCTCCCAGACCATCTCTGTTCAGTATGGCACTGGTGCAATGACTGGAATCCTTGGATATGACACAGTCACCGTAAGTATAAGCCATCATCCTGAAAAACTCTGACTGCTAAGATTTTTATACTATAGTAATCTCAAATGCAACACAAATTACCACAGCCATTCTGTATCTTATCAGTGGAAAGATGTGAAAGTGTGTGACTGCCCCACACTGGGTCATTCAGTTCTGTCAGACAGGTTCCCTCACTGTAAAGGAATAGCAAGGATCAAAAAGTTGATAGATACATGGATGAATGTAGCTGCCTCtttgatatttaattaattatgctCCTTGTAATTTTAGTGATATATAATTATTTACATGGACAGTCTCAACTCTACTTTGCAGAGATTCATCTTCAGAGCTGAGTTATTAATATCATCTCAGTGTTGCTGTTATGAATGCAAATTACTAACATTTGTAATGTGAATCTTTACCTAGGTGGGCAGCCTTGTGGACACCAACCAAATCTTTGGACTTAGTGAGAATGAACCTGGAAGCTTCCTCTACTATGTGGAATTTGATGGAATCCTTGGACTTGCCTACCCCTCAATCTCTTCTTCTAGCGCAACCCCAGTATTTGATAACATGATGAGCGAGGGGCTTGTAGCTCAGGaccttttttctttctatttgagCAGGTAAAGAATTAATTGAAAAGAGTAGATGAATTATGATGCAATAATCCAAGAAATGAGGAACTGTTAGCCTTGagttttcatatattttgaaaattgtgtGAGTAAATAATAGCAATAGTAGAAGTATCCACCATGATACAGTACCTAAGTGAGTCACGAGTAATACTGCAAAGTATAAATGTGCAGGTTCAAATCTCACTCTTGACTTACTAGGTGATCCCTACAAATTCTTTGCAGCTCTCCTGCCTACCAACTGAACATATTCTTTAATGTATGAAGCATGATTctgccaaaaaaaaacatgaatagaaAAGTTATTGGTttgtagggtcattattgtctcATGTAATATGCAACAtgccctcattctctggcacctTGATTTGCATGTATATAACTTAGAATCATTATTATGTCTTGATTTAACATTCATATTAATTATAATacatataaaagatttttttttatttgacagaaacaaaaaagtaGTAAAGAACAGTAAAGCAATGTCGAAGGTGTGAATTAACACTTCCTTATTACATGAAAACTACTTTTCTGTGAAACACTTTTAAGTCCAGATTTTTAGTTATCCAATTAATGACCCAGGTGAAAAGTCACGAGTCGCACTGGTTTTATGAGATTTATTGCCTCCATATCAGAAACGGGCAATGATTTTCAACAATCAGAATTCTTTTGGAAGAAGCAGCACTTAAGGCAACAGTAGAAGTTTTATTCTTCAGTGACCAAATATAAGTACCCAAATTAAAATGTAGTTAGTTAAAAATActgcataatatactgtaatattctcaaacctctttaattcaattcatttcTGAAGGGATTAATAAATGGTTtgtttaagaattattattaatgcacATCCCTGTACTGCCTCAATTAGTGATGCTGCCTCATATTCCCAAAGATCAAGGTTCAAATTCTAGTCACTGTCTGTTTTTgcgtttgtttctttttcccattaGTTTTTTCCAAAGCTGGTCTGCTGTGAATAATGTTGCTTCTGTAAGTTAGAGCGCTCTATGATGGGCTTCAATTCTTCATGCAACAAGCAT
The sequence above is drawn from the Erpetoichthys calabaricus chromosome 3, fErpCal1.3, whole genome shotgun sequence genome and encodes:
- the LOC114648224 gene encoding pepsin A-like; translated protein: MKWAVVLLAIFGLSECLHKIPLYKGKSAREALKEKGLLEKFMKNHPYNPSIKFNSALAQIANEPLTNDYDLSYYGIISIGTPPQSFKVIFDTGSSNLWVPSVYCNSYACTNHNKFNPAQSSTYRATSQTISVQYGTGAMTGILGYDTVTVGSLVDTNQIFGLSENEPGSFLYYVEFDGILGLAYPSISSSSATPVFDNMMSEGLVAQDLFSFYLSRNSQAGSVVTFGGFDSAYYTGSIQWIPLSSETYWQITVQNVMVNGQVVACASGCQAIVDTGTSMLVGDSSNINNILSWVGISKDQNGQYSVNCNNIGSMPDVTFVINGAQFALPASAYVMQTSSGCSSGFSPSSDQLWILGDVFIREWYSIFDRGNNMVGLAKAV